CTGCACGCCACCGCGCCGGCGATGACGGCGAAACGCACGGGACAGGCACGCTACTCCGGTGGAGCGCGGCTGTGGCAGGGCGCCAACATCGTCGAAGGTCCCACCATCGACTTCGACCGCGAGCGCCGCACGTTGGTCGCGCAAGGGACGGCGGCCCAGCCGGTCTCGACCGTGTTCGTGCAGGCGGACAAGAAAGGGAAGCTCACGCCCGTGAACGTGACGGCGCGGAAGCTCACCTACTCCGACCAGACGCGGCAGGCAAAGTTCGAAGGTGGAGTGGTGCTCAAGGGAACCGATACGACGATCACGGCGGAGCATGCGGAGGTTTTCCTCAAGCCCCGGTCGGGGGCGAGCGGGTCACAACCTCCGGTTGCGGAGCGGGGAGCTTCCCAGCTGGAAAAGATCGTGGCCGAAGGCGGGATCGAGATACGGCAAGCGACCCGACGGGCGGTGGGAACCAAGCTGGTATACACGGCCGCAGATGGACGGTTCGTCCTAACCGGTTCTGAGGGAAAATCGCCTAGCATTTTTGATGCCGAACGGGGCACCGTCACGGGCGATTCGTTGACCTTCTATAGTCACGATGATAAAGTCGTCGTAGGAAGCCGAGATTCCTCCCGGACCGTCACCCAGACGCGAGTCAAACCGTAGATGCTGACCCTGGCGACCGACGACATCGGCAAGAGCTACAAGGGCCGCAGGGTGGTGAGCGGCGTATCCCTCAACATTCATCAGGCGGAAGTCGTTGGTTTATTAGGGCCTAACGGGGCGGGCAAGACGACCACGTTCTACATGATCGTGGGGCTGATCCCGCCCGATGCGGGCCGCGTGCTGATCGATGCGGAAGAGATCACCGACGTCCCCATGTATCTGCGGGCGCGGGAATATGGCATCAGTTACCTGCCGCAGGAGCCCTCCGTCTTTCGCAAGCTGACGGTGGAAGAGAACATCATGGCGGTGCTCGAGGCGCAGCCCATCAGCTGGCACGAGCGGCGCGAGCGCATGGAAGAGCTGATCGACCAGCTGGGGTTGGGGCACATCCGGCGGAATCGCGGCTATGCGCTCTCCGGCGGCGAGCGGCGCCGGGTG
The nucleotide sequence above comes from Acidobacteriota bacterium. Encoded proteins:
- the lptB gene encoding LPS export ABC transporter ATP-binding protein — encoded protein: MLTLATDDIGKSYKGRRVVSGVSLNIHQAEVVGLLGPNGAGKTTTFYMIVGLIPPDAGRVLIDAEEITDVPMYLRAREYGISYLPQEPSVFRKLTVEENIMAVLEAQPISWHERRERMEELIDQLGLGHIRRNRGYALSGGERRRVEIARCLCIKPKFILLDEPFSGIDPIAVLDLQKIIFDLKASGIGVLITDHNVRETLSVTDRAYIINEGRIFRAGTPEQLGNDSEVKRVYLGESFTLV